The sequence CTTTCCTCCTAAAACCGCCCAATTTGACTAAGGTTAATTTTACCATATTTGTGATTATACGTAAAGTTTTGTTTCCATACAACTAAAGGAATGGATTAAACAACTTTTTCCTCTAGCCAAACTAAATCGTCTAAGAAGTAAATTAAATCTTCTTCTAAAATATCTTTCTCACAGTCGTTCACAATATCATGCCCTGATCCTGCATAGAAACATAATTGTTTATCATTTGTATGAATGTGTTTAAAGATGTAATTGGCGTTATCTGCGTCGATTTCTTCATCTTGGCAGCCTTGACCAATCATCGTTGGAACATGAATTTTTTCAATATCTCGCGCTACGTTTTTGTAGAATGTAGCACGTGCTTCCGTCATTACATCAATTTCAGGAAGATAGTTTTTTAGCATTTGATCTGCTTCTTGTTCTACTATACCTTGTTTCTTTAATTGTTTAGTTAAATAGTTTTCGATTGGGATATAGCGCATTTTGCGGTTTACATTGGCACATAGTGGAACAATCGCTTTTGGTGAAAACGATTCTGCCATTTTAAGCGCGAAAACTCCGCCCATTGCCACACCGACAATTGCAATCTCATTATATCCGTCTTTTTCAAGTTGACGATATCCAGCCACCGCATCTTCATACCACATTTCCGGTGTTGTTTTTAAGAAAATAGCGGGTTCATCCCCGTGACCTCTGAAGTTTGGTGCATGCACTGTGTATCCATTTTCTGCTAGAATTTCTCCAAGTTCTCTTACGTCTTCTGTAGTCCCTGCAAAGCCATGCAAGAGCAAAACAGCACGATTTCCCGCTTTTAACGTAAAGCTACGATCCGCACTCATTTTTACGCAATCCTCCTAATATCATCACTTTTATAATCCACTCTATTGTAGCCCATCTGAACTAAATAAGCTACCTTTTGAGTTCTGACCAATAGACCAATATTAACGCTATCCAAGGAACTTGTCAAACACTTTTTTTATAAAGCTCAAACACGTTGCTATCAAAGGTTTTTTAGGAGGTTTTATTTGTGAATTTCTGCGCTTAAATTAGAAAAGAAACAATGAATTAATTGTAACAATTGTTGCGGTTTTTGCCGCGGTAAATAATGAAGTCCATTTCTTACAATAACCATTTCACCGTGTTGAACAGAATGCACCATTTTCTTCGTATCTTTGGAAGATATTAAATCATATTCACCCACAACTGCTAAAAGTGGTGCGCTTATTTTTTGTAAATCTGCTTCTGACATATGTGGATGATAAATCGTTAGAGCAAGTTGCCGTTTCATCCGTTCAAAAAAACGACTAAATGGTGCCAAAAGAAATGCAGCTCCGTAGGCAACACGGCAAAACAAGTCTGGTAAAAATCGTATTTGATTTACATGATAGTTTGTTCCAATAACAACGGATGCGATTTGACGGTTCGGTTGCATTTTTCCCATTACGAGAGCAACGATACCACCATCGCTATATCCGATAACTTTATATTTATCAATTTTCAAATAGTCGAGTAACGAAAGCATATCTAACGCCATCACTTCAAAATCAAGCGGCGTATTTCCCGCTTCACTTTTCCCGTGTGCGCGGCTATCTACGGCGATTACTTGATTATTAGTAGAGAGGTCATCAATCATCCGCTTTAAAGAACGATGATTTTGACCATTCCCGTGAATAAGCAAGATTGGTTCTCCTTTACCGATTATTTGATAAAACAAGTTAATTCCATTGATTTCTGCAATCATATAGCATTTCTCCTTGCTGAAAACATTTTCTACCCTTATTTTACACCTGATTATACTTGATTTCCTATAAAAAAGCTTCCATTTTTATTAAAATGCGCCTGATTCTTTTAAAACTAGAATCAGGCGCAACGTTTATTTCATA comes from Listeria monocytogenes and encodes:
- a CDS encoding alpha/beta hydrolase, with the protein product MSADRSFTLKAGNRAVLLLHGFAGTTEDVRELGEILAENGYTVHAPNFRGHGDEPAIFLKTTPEMWYEDAVAGYRQLEKDGYNEIAIVGVAMGGVFALKMAESFSPKAIVPLCANVNRKMRYIPIENYLTKQLKKQGIVEQEADQMLKNYLPEIDVMTEARATFYKNVARDIEKIHVPTMIGQGCQDEEIDADNANYIFKHIHTNDKQLCFYAGSGHDIVNDCEKDILEEDLIYFLDDLVWLEEKVV
- a CDS encoding alpha/beta fold hydrolase is translated as MIAEINGINLFYQIIGKGEPILLIHGNGQNHRSLKRMIDDLSTNNQVIAVDSRAHGKSEAGNTPLDFEVMALDMLSLLDYLKIDKYKVIGYSDGGIVALVMGKMQPNRQIASVVIGTNYHVNQIRFLPDLFCRVAYGAAFLLAPFSRFFERMKRQLALTIYHPHMSEADLQKISAPLLAVVGEYDLISSKDTKKMVHSVQHGEMVIVRNGLHYLPRQKPQQLLQLIHCFFSNLSAEIHK